A window from Staphylococcus succinus encodes these proteins:
- a CDS encoding tautomerase family protein: MPLIKIDMIKGREKAEIKEILDISYRVMLETFGAPEGDRYQIVNQHEDYEMQILDTGLGVERTENVLVFTIVTRPRTQSEKTNFYQKLADTLHEHTDIRKEDIMISLVENTDEDWSFFNGKAQFLTGDL; encoded by the coding sequence ATGCCATTAATTAAAATTGATATGATCAAAGGTAGAGAAAAAGCAGAAATCAAAGAGATATTAGATATATCTTATCGTGTAATGCTTGAAACGTTTGGTGCGCCTGAGGGAGATAGATACCAAATTGTAAATCAACATGAGGATTACGAAATGCAAATATTAGATACCGGTTTAGGTGTTGAACGCACAGAAAATGTGCTTGTGTTTACGATTGTTACGAGACCAAGAACTCAAAGCGAGAAAACAAACTTCTATCAAAAGCTTGCAGATACGTTGCATGAACATACTGACATACGTAAAGAGGACATCATGATTAGTTTAGTAGAAAATACTGATGAAGATTGGAGCTTTTTTAACGGCAAAGCACAATTCTTAACCGGTGATTTATAA
- the ggt gene encoding gamma-glutamyltransferase: MSANNHKVHNETQSTEGLISVSHPLAAEVGKKVLEQGGNAMDAVIAIQLSLNVVEPFTSGIGGGGYLLYFDNTTKEITAFDARETAPADIDRQFYLDDKGQHKTFFELSTHGKTVAVPAIPKLFEYIHAKYSNLSLEDLINPAIEQAEKGHRANWATEKYSWHQIERIHKFAETRKVYTNAHDDYFHEGDWVTLPDLAKTFRILRDEGFSAFYKGDIANQLVNIVRENGGTMTEKDLAAYDIRIKQPISANYRGYDIHAMGPSSSGGITTIQILKLLEQFDIQSMGPRSTDYLNHLIQAMHIAYSDRAHYLADDDFYDIPVDALIDEGYLKERSNLIQSNRANFDIEHGTSIPSSIAHTDVDEKHTETTHFSVTDQYGNVASFTTSIGMIYGSGMTVPGYGVLLNTTIDGFDVVTGGINEIEPRKRSLSNMAPTIVTKNGKPILEVGAPGAISIIASVVQTLINVIDFDMTIQQAIDEPRIYSSNPSRIEWEPQFTQSTILKLIAKGHAFERKPEIYIGDVHGLQIDEKTNAASGGADDTREGVIIGGDVHIVRDKPSVIKFKDGADYNVTLNRVALPLYHDQTLISEQRYWLRQDVAIDVFSNDISHIENHACQKFDNQSYIDIFVFAEALGYQVEIKNNHISLFKDYEQRVDEEEAAYYRYDKESITR; encoded by the coding sequence ATGTCAGCAAATAATCACAAAGTACATAATGAGACGCAATCTACAGAAGGGCTTATCTCTGTATCTCATCCTCTAGCAGCCGAAGTGGGGAAAAAAGTATTAGAGCAAGGCGGTAATGCAATGGATGCCGTCATCGCTATACAGCTTTCTTTGAATGTAGTTGAACCTTTTACTTCAGGAATCGGAGGCGGGGGGTACTTACTCTATTTTGATAATACAACAAAAGAAATAACAGCTTTTGATGCACGAGAAACAGCGCCAGCAGATATAGACCGTCAATTTTATCTCGATGACAAAGGGCAACATAAGACATTTTTTGAATTAAGTACGCATGGTAAAACAGTAGCAGTTCCAGCTATTCCTAAATTATTTGAATACATTCATGCAAAGTATAGTAATTTATCATTGGAGGATTTAATTAACCCAGCAATTGAACAAGCCGAAAAAGGACATCGAGCGAACTGGGCTACTGAAAAATATTCTTGGCATCAAATTGAGCGCATCCATAAATTTGCTGAAACACGTAAAGTATATACTAATGCACATGATGACTATTTCCATGAAGGAGATTGGGTAACATTGCCCGATCTTGCGAAAACATTTCGTATTTTAAGAGATGAGGGATTTAGTGCTTTTTATAAAGGTGACATCGCTAATCAACTCGTGAATATCGTTCGAGAAAATGGTGGAACAATGACTGAAAAGGATTTAGCGGCATATGATATACGTATTAAACAACCGATTTCAGCTAATTACAGAGGTTATGATATTCATGCAATGGGACCTTCTAGTTCTGGTGGCATCACTACAATTCAGATTTTAAAATTATTAGAGCAATTTGATATTCAATCAATGGGTCCACGCTCGACCGATTATTTGAATCATTTAATTCAAGCAATGCATATTGCATACAGTGATCGTGCACATTATTTAGCAGACGATGACTTTTATGATATTCCTGTAGATGCTTTAATTGATGAAGGTTATTTAAAAGAACGTAGCAATTTAATACAAAGTAACAGGGCGAATTTTGATATCGAGCACGGCACTAGCATCCCTTCATCTATAGCACATACTGATGTTGATGAAAAACATACTGAAACAACGCATTTTTCAGTAACAGATCAATATGGTAATGTGGCATCATTCACAACTTCTATAGGTATGATCTATGGTTCGGGTATGACAGTTCCGGGCTATGGCGTCCTATTAAATACAACGATTGATGGCTTTGATGTTGTGACAGGTGGCATAAATGAAATTGAGCCACGGAAACGTTCATTGAGCAACATGGCACCGACTATTGTTACTAAAAATGGTAAACCTATACTTGAAGTTGGAGCGCCGGGAGCGATTAGTATTATCGCAAGTGTTGTTCAAACACTAATCAATGTGATTGACTTTGATATGACCATTCAACAAGCGATTGATGAACCGAGAATTTATAGTAGTAACCCATCACGTATTGAATGGGAACCTCAGTTTACGCAAAGTACAATTTTAAAACTGATTGCTAAAGGACATGCATTTGAACGTAAACCTGAAATTTATATTGGAGATGTACATGGTTTACAGATAGATGAAAAAACAAATGCAGCCTCAGGTGGCGCTGATGATACGCGAGAAGGTGTCATTATCGGAGGCGACGTTCATATTGTTCGAGACAAACCATCAGTGATTAAATTTAAGGATGGAGCTGATTATAATGTGACGTTAAATCGTGTAGCATTACCACTTTATCATGATCAAACACTTATTTCAGAACAACGCTATTGGTTGCGCCAAGACGTAGCCATTGATGTGTTTTCAAACGATATTTCTCATATAGAAAATCATGCTTGTCAAAAATTCGACAACCAAAGCTATATTGATATTTTTGTGTTTGCTGAAGCACTCGGATATCAAGTAGAGATAAAAAATAATCATATTTCACTATTTAAAGATTATGAGCAACGTGTTGATGAAGAAGAAGCGGCATATTATCGCTATGACAAAGAAAGTATCACAAGATAA
- a CDS encoding ABC transporter substrate-binding protein, translating to MKKIISIATLSLALILSGCSVPTKSELPDKAQKVDVKGKKPTIRFLGQASYENDMNIVKEQLEQAGFNVKMNIQPDYGSYRTQREAGNYDIQIDDWTTVFGDPNYSMSALFSSEGSNSLLKNKKIDQMINTASTEEKSEAKQAYKALEDEVIFNKAYMAPLYGAKKNLVYDNQVLDKNSVGLPNSRALIWQQFDYKNKKERDTRPLVMTQPDGEISTLDPIRSIAPSVYGIDMNMYTRLLTLDENDQITTKGSLSRDYATNKENNEFYFLLRDDDYFAKVENGQAKRTNESVTADDVTFSLNRAKDQHSVPDNNTYNMHQHIKNISELSDSDIENLKDTKSKGNQSVYDKLIKQHQVKSLTTDDSQVSNKDGKYQMVKITTDQPMPKEVNYLTHSSAGILSKKYVTEMNDDKQSKDYGDSSTVPSKDSGKNQLYASGAYIMTKKNSYQATLQRNPGFNEKENNAYGPGKIKNITMKFNDDPDNTVSEVRNHSIDMLADVDQKNFDLIKSDSDLSIARKNGRKSVFLMLNSKRGIFKDQPALRRAVVNAVDQDQFIKFYRGDKFRIASPVTPLLDTGNKQRQNLEQVEKEMNQTRK from the coding sequence TTGAAGAAAATCATAAGTATCGCCACGTTAAGTTTGGCATTAATTTTAAGCGGTTGTAGTGTTCCTACCAAATCTGAATTGCCGGATAAAGCCCAAAAAGTAGATGTTAAAGGTAAAAAACCTACAATTCGTTTTTTAGGACAAGCAAGTTATGAAAATGATATGAATATTGTTAAAGAACAGTTAGAACAGGCAGGATTTAATGTGAAAATGAACATCCAACCTGACTATGGAAGCTATCGAACACAACGAGAAGCAGGAAATTATGATATTCAAATCGATGATTGGACGACTGTATTCGGTGATCCTAACTATTCAATGAGCGCTTTATTTAGTTCCGAAGGGTCAAACAGTTTGTTAAAAAATAAGAAAATAGATCAAATGATTAATACTGCATCTACGGAAGAAAAATCAGAAGCCAAACAAGCATATAAAGCATTAGAAGATGAAGTTATCTTTAATAAAGCTTATATGGCACCTTTATATGGCGCGAAGAAAAATTTAGTTTATGACAATCAAGTATTGGATAAAAATAGCGTAGGATTACCAAACTCTCGCGCATTAATATGGCAACAATTTGATTATAAAAATAAAAAAGAGCGTGATACGAGACCGCTTGTAATGACGCAACCTGATGGTGAGATTTCTACATTGGATCCAATTCGTTCAATAGCGCCATCTGTTTATGGTATAGATATGAATATGTATACGCGGTTATTAACATTAGATGAAAATGACCAGATTACAACTAAAGGTTCTTTAAGTCGTGATTATGCCACGAATAAAGAGAATAATGAATTTTATTTCTTATTACGTGATGATGATTACTTTGCGAAAGTTGAGAATGGTCAAGCTAAACGTACAAATGAAAGCGTAACTGCCGACGACGTGACATTCTCACTAAATCGTGCCAAAGATCAACACTCAGTTCCTGATAATAACACCTACAATATGCATCAACATATTAAAAACATAAGTGAGTTATCGGATTCCGATATAGAGAACCTAAAGGATACCAAAAGTAAAGGTAATCAATCTGTATATGATAAATTGATAAAGCAACATCAAGTCAAATCTTTAACTACGGATGACTCACAAGTAAGTAATAAAGATGGAAAATATCAAATGGTTAAAATTACTACAGATCAACCCATGCCTAAAGAAGTGAATTACCTCACACATTCATCGGCAGGTATTTTGTCTAAAAAATATGTTACAGAAATGAATGATGACAAACAATCAAAAGATTATGGTGATAGTAGCACTGTACCATCCAAAGATAGTGGGAAAAACCAACTCTATGCAAGTGGTGCTTACATTATGACTAAGAAAAATTCATATCAAGCGACGTTACAACGTAATCCTGGTTTTAATGAAAAAGAAAATAATGCCTATGGACCTGGGAAAATTAAAAACATAACGATGAAATTTAATGATGATCCAGACAATACAGTTTCTGAAGTAAGAAACCATTCGATTGATATGTTAGCGGATGTGGATCAAAAAAACTTTGATCTAATTAAATCTGATAGCGATTTAAGTATTGCACGTAAAAACGGTCGCAAATCAGTATTTTTAATGTTGAATAGTAAAAGAGGTATATTTAAAGATCAACCTGCCTTAAGACGAGCAGTTGTTAATGCAGTAGATCAAGATCAGTTTATTAAATTCTATAGAGGCGATAAGTTTAGAATTGCATCACCTGTTACGCCGTTATTAGACACGGGAAATAAGCAACGACAAAATTTAGAACAAGTTGAAAAAGAAATGAATCAAACAAGAAAATAA
- the gtfA gene encoding accessory Sec system glycosyltransferase GtfA, producing the protein MTIYNMNFGIGWASSGVEYAQAYRAKLLRNTQHSMKFIFLDFIQSENIQTLTSNMGFHDTEVIWLYQYFTDIKIAPTSYTIEDIKSKLGTEVTHVEHKGKIKRLYLNNAQTFVTCYLKEVDKDLVDRAEFVVNGMLIRKDFYSYVRIFSEYYAPHDNKSKLYMRQFYNEDGSIVYNEYIDGDSNIYAFEDAKLYSKEELVGYFIQQLQLTKQDIIILDRSSKIGQAVLQHKGSSRIGVVVHAEHFSKSIKDDDHILWNNYYEYQFSQAKDIDFFITATDLQNKILREQFKKYYGIIPRIRTIPVGSLDQLKYPTQPRKPYAMVTASRLATEKHIDWLVRAAIKAKAEVPELTLDIYGEGAEKAHITHIIDDYNAQSYINMLGHVKLDDIYAKYELFVSASTSEGFGLTLMEAVGSGLSMLGFDVNYGNPTFIRNNKNGFLVPISLNDDGMEVIVNRLAEYMIRYFNKGLQQPHEISYEIAKPFMTAQIEQKWNKLIEEVLHD; encoded by the coding sequence ATGACGATTTATAATATGAATTTTGGCATAGGATGGGCGAGTAGTGGTGTTGAATATGCACAGGCATATCGTGCAAAATTGCTAAGAAATACGCAACATTCGATGAAGTTTATATTTTTAGACTTTATTCAGTCTGAAAATATTCAAACACTAACAAGTAATATGGGTTTTCATGATACTGAAGTAATATGGTTGTATCAATATTTTACAGATATAAAGATAGCGCCAACGTCTTATACAATTGAAGATATTAAAAGTAAGCTTGGAACAGAGGTCACACATGTTGAGCATAAGGGGAAAATCAAAAGACTTTATCTAAACAACGCACAAACCTTTGTAACATGTTATTTAAAAGAAGTAGATAAAGATTTGGTTGATCGTGCTGAATTTGTAGTAAATGGCATGCTCATCAGGAAAGATTTTTATAGTTATGTAAGAATTTTCTCAGAATATTACGCACCACATGATAATAAATCCAAACTTTATATGAGGCAATTTTATAATGAAGATGGGTCTATTGTATATAATGAATATATTGATGGTGATTCAAATATCTATGCGTTTGAAGATGCTAAATTATATAGTAAAGAAGAATTGGTTGGTTATTTTATCCAGCAATTACAATTAACAAAGCAAGACATTATTATTTTAGATAGGTCATCTAAAATTGGTCAAGCTGTATTACAACATAAAGGCTCAAGTAGGATTGGCGTAGTTGTACATGCCGAACATTTTAGTAAAAGTATTAAAGACGATGATCATATCTTATGGAATAACTACTATGAGTATCAATTTTCACAGGCGAAGGATATTGATTTCTTTATTACAGCTACAGATCTACAAAACAAAATTTTACGAGAGCAATTCAAAAAATATTATGGGATTATACCAAGAATTCGAACGATACCAGTGGGAAGCTTGGATCAATTAAAATATCCTACACAACCACGCAAACCGTATGCTATGGTTACAGCTTCACGACTAGCAACTGAGAAACATATTGACTGGTTGGTTCGGGCTGCAATAAAAGCCAAAGCAGAGGTCCCAGAATTAACATTAGATATATATGGGGAAGGTGCAGAAAAAGCACACATTACCCATATAATTGATGATTATAATGCGCAAAGTTATATCAACATGTTAGGACATGTTAAATTGGATGATATTTACGCAAAATATGAATTGTTTGTCTCCGCATCGACGAGTGAGGGATTCGGACTCACACTGATGGAAGCGGTTGGTTCCGGATTGAGTATGTTAGGTTTTGATGTGAATTATGGAAATCCAACGTTTATACGTAATAATAAGAATGGATTTTTGGTTCCAATTTCACTAAATGATGATGGCATGGAAGTTATAGTGAATCGCTTAGCTGAATATATGATTAGATATTTTAATAAAGGACTTCAACAGCCTCATGAAATTTCTTATGAAATTGCTAAACCATTTATGACTGCCCAAATAGAGCAAAAATGGAATAAACTAATAGAAGAGGTGCTGCATGATTAA
- a CDS encoding aldehyde dehydrogenase family protein has protein sequence MFDQTKQYINGQWVESHSNETMDVINPATEEAFGKIAKGNAQDVEDAVNAADSVYLEFRHSSIEYRKNLLNDIVKEYENRKADLVEAMTLELGTPVTASENVHYEMGLAHFKAARDALDNFNFRERRGNNIVIKEAIGVAGLITPWNFPTNQTALKLAGAFAAGSTVVLKPSEETPFAAIILAEIFDKVGMPKGVFNLVNGDGLGVGNPISENEKIRMVSFTGSGNTGSKIMEKASKDFKKVSLELGGKSPYIILEDADLDKAADAAVHKVVDNSGQVCIAGSRTIVPESIKDAFIEKVKEKMSDIKVGDPQDATVDMGPVINSKQFNQIQEFIKIGAQEGATIEFGGEGKPEGLETGYFVKPTIFTNVENSMTIAQEEIFGPVMSIITYSDVDEAIRIANDTKYGLAGYVYGTDMEVLQKVATSLEAGVIEINEYPRSADMPFGGYKQSGIGREWGDYGIEEFLEVKTISGFFQ, from the coding sequence ATGTTCGATCAAACAAAACAATATATTAATGGCCAATGGGTCGAAAGTCACAGTAATGAAACAATGGATGTCATTAATCCAGCGACAGAAGAGGCTTTTGGTAAAATAGCTAAAGGTAATGCACAAGACGTGGAAGATGCAGTCAATGCAGCTGATAGTGTTTACTTAGAATTCAGACATTCATCAATTGAATATCGTAAAAATTTGCTTAACGATATTGTAAAAGAATATGAAAATCGTAAAGCAGATCTAGTTGAGGCGATGACTTTAGAACTTGGTACGCCTGTTACTGCTTCTGAAAACGTACATTATGAAATGGGATTAGCGCATTTTAAAGCAGCTAGAGATGCATTAGATAACTTCAACTTCAGAGAACGTCGAGGCAACAATATCGTAATTAAAGAAGCGATTGGTGTGGCAGGATTAATTACACCTTGGAACTTCCCTACCAATCAAACGGCATTAAAACTAGCTGGGGCATTTGCTGCAGGTAGTACTGTTGTCTTAAAACCTTCTGAAGAAACGCCGTTTGCAGCGATTATTCTAGCTGAAATTTTTGATAAAGTTGGCATGCCTAAAGGTGTATTCAACTTAGTAAATGGTGATGGATTAGGTGTAGGAAATCCAATTTCTGAAAATGAAAAAATTAGAATGGTTTCATTTACAGGATCAGGTAATACGGGTAGTAAAATTATGGAAAAAGCAAGTAAAGACTTCAAAAAAGTTTCGCTAGAATTAGGTGGGAAATCACCTTATATAATTTTAGAAGATGCTGATTTGGATAAAGCGGCTGATGCAGCTGTGCATAAAGTTGTCGATAATTCTGGACAAGTATGTATCGCTGGTTCAAGAACGATTGTTCCTGAATCTATCAAAGATGCGTTCATAGAAAAAGTTAAAGAAAAAATGAGCGACATTAAAGTCGGAGATCCACAAGATGCTACAGTTGATATGGGTCCAGTTATAAACAGCAAACAATTTAATCAAATTCAAGAATTTATTAAAATTGGTGCACAAGAAGGTGCTACAATTGAATTCGGTGGCGAAGGTAAACCTGAAGGTCTTGAAACGGGATACTTTGTAAAACCTACAATTTTCACTAACGTCGAAAATAGCATGACAATAGCACAAGAAGAAATATTTGGCCCAGTGATGTCTATTATTACTTACAGTGATGTTGATGAAGCAATTCGAATCGCAAATGATACAAAATATGGCCTAGCTGGTTATGTATATGGTACAGATATGGAAGTATTACAAAAAGTAGCTACTTCACTTGAAGCTGGTGTGATTGAAATTAATGAATATCCAAGAAGTGCTGATATGCCATTTGGTGGTTATAAACAATCTGGTATTGGCAGAGAATGGGGAGACTATGGTATTGAAGAATTCTTAGAAGTTAAAACAATTTCTGGTTTCTTCCAATAA
- the gtfB gene encoding accessory Sec system glycosylation chaperone GtfB, with product MINLFERFDSKTQVLYKSLQLAGHQNYTIVIHDDGFLPDNITSPYQFFANNPTSANDKSMFFNGIEIPKYWEIEGNNDEAWIKDMGEIRGKIVYQKQYKSRIVNRVEWLDKNGKVRFIDHYTKNGIKFSQTVLDENGKAILKKYMNREGKEVIYENYITKDIVLEWQDKTYFFDSEVAFILFYLQALNIEMNQFVINSLSTPFAVLYNMNISGNDVLFWQEQSGGSIPGNMKLIFNADMVRQFKIIVPEHAEHQTLTNSMQAFEKTCVFKSGYLYDYVKRNEYTKNALIMTNSDQLEHIESIVAAVPYVSFHIAALTDMSSKLLNLSQYNNVKLFPTVDEDTIQALYEKCDVYLDINEGKEIVDALRKALDYDMLIMGYEDIVHNKTVTAIENLFTKEDEAQALIQALHKIYKRRKVFNQRLQFQKEHINEVSVQLFNHKLKV from the coding sequence ATGATTAATTTATTTGAACGCTTTGATTCTAAAACACAAGTGTTATATAAATCCTTGCAGTTAGCAGGGCATCAAAATTATACAATTGTCATTCATGATGATGGATTTTTACCAGATAATATAACTTCCCCGTATCAGTTTTTTGCCAATAATCCAACTTCAGCTAATGATAAGTCGATGTTTTTTAATGGCATTGAAATTCCAAAATACTGGGAAATCGAAGGTAATAATGATGAAGCATGGATAAAAGATATGGGAGAAATACGCGGCAAAATTGTTTATCAAAAACAATATAAATCTAGGATTGTCAATCGAGTAGAATGGCTTGATAAAAATGGGAAAGTTCGTTTTATAGATCATTATACTAAAAATGGCATCAAATTTTCTCAAACTGTATTGGATGAAAATGGGAAAGCGATATTAAAAAAATATATGAATCGAGAAGGCAAGGAAGTCATTTATGAAAACTATATAACAAAAGATATTGTTTTAGAATGGCAAGATAAGACATATTTCTTTGATTCTGAAGTTGCTTTCATATTATTCTATTTACAAGCTTTAAATATCGAAATGAACCAATTTGTGATTAATTCTTTATCAACTCCATTTGCTGTATTATATAATATGAATATATCAGGAAATGATGTATTGTTTTGGCAAGAACAAAGTGGCGGAAGCATTCCTGGAAATATGAAATTGATTTTTAATGCAGATATGGTGCGCCAATTTAAAATCATTGTGCCTGAACATGCAGAACATCAAACTTTGACGAATTCTATGCAAGCATTTGAAAAAACATGTGTATTTAAATCTGGGTATCTCTATGACTATGTTAAAAGAAATGAATATACAAAAAATGCATTAATTATGACAAATTCAGATCAATTAGAACATATTGAATCTATTGTAGCGGCGGTACCATACGTGTCATTCCATATCGCTGCGTTAACTGATATGTCTTCAAAGTTATTGAATTTAAGTCAGTATAATAATGTGAAACTATTTCCAACAGTAGATGAAGATACAATTCAGGCATTATATGAAAAGTGTGATGTCTATTTAGATATTAATGAAGGTAAAGAAATAGTGGACGCGTTAAGAAAAGCGCTTGATTATGACATGTTGATTATGGGCTACGAAGATATTGTACATAATAAAACTGTTACTGCCATTGAAAACTTATTCACTAAAGAAGATGAGGCACAGGCGTTAATTCAAGCATTGCACAAAATTTATAAAAGAAGAAAAGTGTTCAACCAACGTTTACAATTTCAGAAGGAGCATATTAACGAAGTAAGTGTTCAATTATTTAATCATAAATTAAAGGTGTAA
- a CDS encoding transporter substrate-binding domain-containing protein — protein MGSNHTEALEQFNKDKQYDIKTKTYENRESAMLDLDNKRIDGYINSSSVLSAEKNKKGKDIKFIEKAINVEPTSFPFKKDNADKKKAIDKGIKALKDDGELKKSSEKYLGEDTTQK, from the coding sequence ATGGGATCAAATCATACAGAGGCTTTAGAGCAGTTTAATAAAGACAAACAGTATGATATTAAAACTAAGACCTATGAAAATAGAGAAAGTGCTATGTTAGATTTAGATAATAAACGTATAGATGGCTACATTAATTCCAGTTCGGTATTATCTGCAGAGAAAAACAAAAAAGGGAAAGATATTAAATTCATAGAAAAAGCAATCAATGTTGAACCTACCAGTTTCCCATTCAAAAAAGATAATGCAGATAAGAAAAAAGCTATAGATAAAGGTATCAAAGCATTAAAAGATGATGGAGAATTAAAAAAATCGTCAGAGAAATATTTGGGGGAAGATACTACCCAAAAATAA
- a CDS encoding dihydrolipoyl dehydrogenase family protein, whose product MSETYNYDVVFIGSGHAAWHAAITLKQANKKVAIIEKDKIAGTCTNYGCNAKILLEGPYEILEAAQSYPNIINQDQLSINWSNLMNYKHQVISPLSNTLEHMFTQYGIDVFHGAGTLVDPHTVSVNKTHITSNHIVLATGQHSNKLDIVGSSFTNDSRDFLSLEQFPKRMTIVGAGIIGIEFASIAVKNGSEVKVIHHSNEPLRGFNRNHVTKLINKLSQEGVQFYLSTSPKEINKTDNGLVIQTNNGDVINTDYILDATGRLPNVEGIGLEHVGIEYSHSGIQVDEYLRTNIPNVYASGDVLDKTIPKLTPTATFESNYIASHILGTEVNPITYPAIPSVLYSLPRLAQIGVTVEEAQDKESSYTIKTIPFGQQLLFEYKNEVTAEMDIILDQQKRLVGVEIYANDAPDLINLMTFIINKQITAQELNQMIFAFPGSSSGVLDLLKLQMM is encoded by the coding sequence ATGTCAGAAACATACAATTATGACGTCGTATTTATCGGAAGTGGTCATGCAGCTTGGCATGCTGCCATCACACTGAAACAAGCTAATAAAAAAGTAGCAATTATTGAAAAAGACAAAATCGCTGGCACTTGTACAAACTATGGATGTAATGCAAAAATTTTACTTGAAGGCCCATATGAAATTTTAGAAGCTGCCCAAAGTTACCCTAATATCATTAATCAAGACCAATTATCTATAAACTGGTCTAATTTGATGAACTATAAACACCAAGTGATATCACCATTATCAAATACTTTAGAACATATGTTCACACAATATGGCATTGATGTATTCCATGGTGCCGGCACTTTAGTCGACCCACATACTGTATCTGTTAATAAAACCCATATCACTTCAAATCATATTGTACTTGCTACCGGACAACACAGTAATAAATTAGATATCGTGGGATCTTCATTCACTAATGACAGTCGTGATTTCTTATCATTAGAGCAATTTCCTAAACGTATGACTATTGTTGGCGCAGGTATTATTGGTATTGAATTTGCATCTATTGCTGTAAAAAATGGTTCAGAAGTTAAAGTCATACATCATTCAAACGAACCGCTAAGAGGATTTAATCGCAATCATGTGACTAAATTAATAAATAAATTATCACAAGAAGGAGTTCAATTTTATCTAAGTACTTCTCCTAAAGAAATTAATAAAACAGATAACGGTTTGGTTATTCAAACCAATAATGGCGATGTGATCAATACAGACTATATTCTTGATGCAACTGGACGTCTTCCAAATGTGGAAGGCATTGGTTTAGAGCATGTTGGTATTGAATATAGTCACAGTGGAATTCAAGTTGATGAATATTTAAGAACAAATATCCCAAATGTTTATGCAAGTGGCGACGTATTAGATAAAACCATTCCTAAGTTAACACCTACAGCCACATTTGAGTCTAATTATATTGCTAGTCACATTTTAGGTACAGAAGTTAACCCTATCACATATCCTGCTATCCCTTCTGTATTATATTCTTTACCACGCCTTGCACAAATTGGTGTGACTGTTGAAGAAGCACAAGATAAAGAATCATCTTATACGATTAAGACGATTCCCTTTGGCCAACAACTTTTATTTGAATATAAAAATGAAGTAACCGCTGAAATGGATATTATACTCGACCAACAAAAACGACTCGTTGGTGTTGAAATTTACGCCAATGATGCGCCAGACTTAATTAATTTAATGACTTTTATTATTAATAAACAAATAACTGCTCAAGAGTTAAATCAAATGATTTTTGCTTTCCCTGGCAGTTCAAGTGGCGTACTAGATTTATTGAAGTTACAAATGATGTAA
- a CDS encoding preprotein translocase subunit SecA encodes MDLTSKENVLQFLMSQFNKQLKEKEVALKNEYFYLRFAQKSILKAINSGWINQVDNLQQLKGSVNNRQSGQRNAIFEYHKSALDSFESMNYKIKGNIIRNLCQSMITYDEDGDLVIHFP; translated from the coding sequence ATAGATTTAACGAGTAAAGAAAATGTTCTCCAATTTTTAATGAGTCAATTCAATAAGCAGTTAAAGGAGAAGGAAGTAGCTTTAAAAAACGAATATTTCTATCTTAGATTTGCACAAAAATCTATTTTGAAAGCGATTAATAGTGGTTGGATTAATCAAGTTGATAATTTACAGCAATTAAAGGGTAGTGTAAATAATAGACAAAGTGGACAGCGCAATGCGATTTTTGAATATCACAAAAGCGCGCTAGATTCTTTTGAAAGTATGAATTATAAAATCAAGGGAAATATAATTAGAAATCTCTGTCAGAGTATGATTACCTATGACGAAGATGGTGATTTAGTCATTCATTTCCCATAA